A single Cryptococcus deuterogattii R265 chromosome 2, complete sequence DNA region contains:
- a CDS encoding transcription initiation factor TFIIF subunit beta, which yields MSSPSAPSGNPPFPLEEEERLEVSDRKDASSVWALKVPNFLLQRWQTVQEPGVELGRLVVDNSVTPPNITLKLTNAEEGTEEGERAKRAKYDVEGLPDEFKVEVKKVYDKGSKQREQQTDAPRDAWGKRKREKAHPKLLARVDHEGHIQPIRTQKYLDFLKARRMEAEQSRRPVVRMEDTGLSQAEQNQLASGFRSANSTFGSNMIATSGERFARLERHELTDRIFQCFRDHPYWALGALKQTLEQPDAWLREVLRDVAEQVKEGQYQGYWQLKPVWREDAWKGGENGVSVKNEVKEEGDVKPDIDEDDDENEDDLEEVM from the exons atgtcctctccctctgCTCCCTCCGGAAaccctcctttcccattagaggaagaagaacgtcTTGAGGTCTCAGACCGCAAAGACGCCTCTTCAGTTTGGGCTCTCAAAGTCCCCAACTTCCTCCTGCAGCGATGGCAAACGGTACAAGAACCCGGCGTAGAACTCGGTAGACTCGTAGTGGACAACTCTGTCACGCCGCCCAATATCACTCTCAAACTCACCAATGCCGAAGAAGGGacggaagaaggcgaaagaGCAAAGCGAGCAAAATACGATGTCGAAGGATTACCAGACGAGTTCAAGGTGGAA gtgaagaaggtctATGATAAAGGGAGTAAACAAAGAGAACAGCAGACGGATGCGCCGAGAGACGCATggggcaagaggaagagggaaaaggccCACCCGAAATTACTGGCGAGAGTAGATCACGAAGGACATATCCAGCCGATCCGTACTCAAAAGTACCTCGATTTCCTCAAAGCTCGTCGTATGGAAGCAGAGCAATCAAGAAG ACCTGTTGTTCGTATGGAGGATACTGGTTTGAGTCAGGCTGAACAAAATCAACTTGCAAGTGGTTTCCGCAGTGCCAACTCTACTTTCGGCAGCAACATGATTGCAA CCTCCGGCGAGCGTTTTGCCCGCTTGGAGCGTCATGAACTCACTGATCGTATCTTCCAATGCTTCCGGGATCATCCATACTGGGCTCTCGGTGCTCTTAAACAAACACTCGAACAACCCGACGCATGGTTGCGGGAAGTACTTCGTGATGTGGCTGAGCAAGTAAAAGAAGGGCAGTATCAGGGCTACTGGCAGCTGAAGCCTGTATGGAGAGAAGACGCTTGGAAGGGTGGCGAGAATGGAGTAAGTGTCAAGAATGAGGTtaaggaggagggcgatGTCAAGCCGGAtattgatgaagatgatgatgaaaacgAGGATGATCTAGAAGAGGTCATGTAG
- a CDS encoding ubiquitin-like protein 5, protein MPRSPSPSRDYDRPRSRSRSPPPRKKPKELSFYKKSASSMGSLSHRRDPLDEPTSKERAEARERGEVPRRFGGTREQGVRNTMGNVPSASVGSFKRGGDPLDRYGVRGDPRDERRDEYRRDNSYRRDKDRDDRRDRDRDDYRRDKDRRDRGRDRDRDRDRDRDRDRDSERRTDRDRDGSRRDAPPAAAPSSTSAPPQRPTAAPSAASMRLIEVIANDRLGRKVRVKCLPTDTVGDLKRLIAAQTGTTAQKIQLKKWYTAFKDHVSLQDYEIHDGMSLEMY, encoded by the exons ATGCCTCGCTCCCCATCCCCCAGTCGCGATTACGACCGTCCTCGCTCCCGTTCTCGATCTCCACCACCCCGCAAAAAGCCCAAGGAGCTGTCATTTTACAAAAAATCCGCATCCTCAATGGGTTCACTCTCTCACCGCCGCGATCCTCTGGACGAACCTACCTCGAAAGAACGAGCTGAGGCTAGAGAACGTGGGGAAGTGCCTAGAAGGTTTGGCGGGACGAGGGAGCAGGGGGTGAGGAATACAATGGGGAATGTACCTTCTGCATCTGTTGGCAGTTTtaaaagaggtggagatcCGCTGGATCGGTATGGTGTCCGAGGAGATCCAAGGgacgagagaagagatgaataTAGGAGAGACAATTCTTACAGGAGGGATAAAGATAGAGATGATAGGAGGGATAGGGACAGAGATGACTATAGAAGGGATAAGGATCGACGGGATAGAGGACGGGATAGAGATCGGGATAGAGATAGGGACAGGGACAGGGACAGGGATAGCGAAAGGAGGACAGATCGTGATAGGGATGGATCACGTCGAGATGCTCCCCCTGCCGCCGCTCCAAGTTCCACAAGCGCTCCTCCCCAAAGGCCGACCGCCGCTCCGAGTGCGGCATCCATGAGGCTGATTGAAGTTATTGCGAATGACCGTTTGGGACGTAAAG TGCGAGTTAAGTGCCTTCCTACCGATACTGTTGGCGACCTCAAACGTCTTATCGCCGCCCAAACCGGTACGACGGCCCAAAAGATCCAGCTTAAAAAGTGGTACACTGCGTTCAAAGATCATGTATCATTGCAGGATTATGAGATCCACGACGGAATG AGTTTGGAAATGTACTAA
- a CDS encoding quinone oxidoreductase, translating to MKAILIKNGTGHADDLYLGQEPTPEPGNGQVQVKIKNFGLNRMDILQREGKYPLPPQASKTILGVEFSGVVTQLGEGVTKWKEGDEVFGLSYGGAYAEYIVSPEIMLLAKPKKLSWVEAASIPEVWMTATQGLTLEAPLKEGQNVLIHAGASGVGIAAIQIALHALGAAKVFTTCGTDEKVESLKQLGHSDRLHVINYRTQNFEEEIKKVTNGVDLIIDFIGTNYFLQNVNVLRLDGTLYSLAFMSGAKFPEGASMAPFLGKRLTFKGSTLRSRSPEYQAKLLKTFEEKILPKILDDTMAIKVHEVYPWSRVTEAHKAMEGNKNSGKIVLEVTE from the exons TGAGCCTGGAAATGGCCAAGTCCAAGTTAAA ATTAAGAACTTTGGTTTGAATCGCATGGATATCCTTCAACGTGAGGGAAAGtatccccttccccctcaGGCTTCCAAAACCATCTTGGGAGTGGAGTTCTCAGGCGTTGTTACCCagcttggagaaggggtgACtaaatggaaggaaggggatgaagTGTTTGGTTTATCCTATGGA GGTGCGTACGCGGAGTATATTGTGTCTCCTGAGATCATGCTTTTGGCCAAGCCCAAAAAGTTGAGCTGGGTTGAGGCTGCCTCTATTCCTGAGGTGTGGATGACCG CTACCCAAGGCTTGACGCTCGAAGCGCCTTTGAAGGAAGGCCAGAATGTCCTTATTCATGCGGGCGCCTCTGGAGTTGGTATCGCTGCGATCCAGATTGCTT TACACGCTCTCGGTGCCGCTAAGGTCTTTACAACTTGCGGAACAGATGAAAAGGTGGAGTCCTTGAAGCAGCTCGGTCATTCCGACAGATTGCATGTGATTAACTACAGGACACAAA actttgaggaagaaatcaagaaGGTTACAAATGGCGTTGACCTCATCATTGACTTTATTGGGACCAATTACTTCCTCCAGAACGTCAATGTCCTTCGGCTCGATGGTACACTTTACTCCCTCGCCTTCATGTCCGGCGCCAAATTCCCTGAGGGAGCCAGTATGGCTCCTTTCTTAGGCAAGAGATTGACTTTCAAGGGGTCGACCTTGAGGTCTAGAAGTCCAGAGTACCAGGCCAAGTTGTTGAAAACgtttgaggaaaagatctTGCCCAAGATCCTCGATGATACTATGGCAATCAAAGTTCATGAG GTCTACCCTTGGTCCAGGGTTACTGAGGCCCATAAGGCTATGGAAGGGAATAAGAACAGTGGCAAA ATTGTTCTAGAAGTCACCGAATAA
- a CDS encoding ENTH domain-containing protein c: protein MDLIENLAKQASQLTMYDVKSYYTQAKNAVLNISEMEAKVREATNDDPWGASSTLMQQIAEGTHNFAQFNEIMPTIYSRFMEKEAREWRQIYKALTLLEFLVKNGSERVVDDARAHISTIKMLRSFHYIDEKGKDQGINVRNRASEIALLLGDVEKIRTERRKARANRNKYQGAGNDGGMSFITSTGSRYGGFGSDSVGSGSSAGRYGGGDDFRSSSRGFRDTSSSQSQFDEYEGADDFDEQPPRRTTSISRSVAQAPPKPVAKEKEVEKPKEVNLFDFDDEPLATPAAAPAVTASAAPAVGGDDDFDDFQSAEPAPAPAPQAPAPAPAGRPANANVFDLLNSTTSAPTTAPSISTPAFPPSASNSSGPTFGYGAMPQPFNAAPSIPSSNVAKPPAPSSRPSYTSSSTPSALSPKPTGGSSNSTFDDLFASSLSSIGKSSTTQSKNQGGKTIKDLEKEKMVNSLWGSTPSAPSQSTQAAQPAQPQASRNFDDLLL from the exons ATGGACCTCATCGAAA ATCTCGCCAAGCAGGCGTCCCAGCTGACGATGTACGATGTCAAATCGTACTATACCCAAGCCAAGAATGCTGTTCTTAACATTAGTGAGATGGAGGCCAAGGTGCGAGAAGCCACAAACGACGATCCTTGGGGTGCCAGCTCTACATTGATGCAGCAGATCGCAGAAGG GACGCATAACTT TGCTCAATTCAACGAGATCATGCCTACAATCTATTCGCGCTTCATGGA AAAGGAAGCCCGAGAATGGAGACAGATCTATAAG GCCCTCACGTTGCTCGAATTTCTCGTGAAGAACGGATCTGAGCGTGTCGTTGATGATGCCCGGGCGCACATCTCGACGATTAAGATGCTCCGAAGTTTCCATTATATCGAtgagaagggcaaagaTCAGGGAATCAACG TGCGTAACCGAGCATCCGAAATTGCGCTTCTCTTGGGCGATGTAGAGAAGATCCGTACGGAACGTCGCAAGGCTCGAGCCAACAGGAACAAGTACCAAGGCGCTGGTAACGACGGCGGCATGAGCTTCATCACCTCAACAGGGAGCAGATACGGAGGTTTTGGGAGCGACTCTGTCGGCTCAGGATCGAGTGCTGGCAGATATGGCGGTGGTGATGACTTTAGGTCCTCATCTCGAGGGTTCCGGGACACTTCGTCTTCACAGTCGCAGTTCGACGAGTACGAAGGAGCGGATGACTTTGACGAGCAACCTCCTAGGCGGACAACTTCCATTTCTAGGTCAGTGGCCCAAGCACCTCCAAAGCCTGtggccaaggagaaggaagttgagaaaCCCAAGGAGGTCAATTTGTTTgactttgatgatgagcctCTGGCtactcctgctgctgcacCAGCAGTAACAGCCAGTGCAGCCCCTGCTGTTGGCGGTGACG ACGACTTTGATGACTTCCAGTCCGCCGAACCCGCACCTGCCCCGGCTCCTCAGGCTCCAGCCCCAGCTCCTGCCGGTAGACCCGCCAACGCAAATGTTTTTGATCTCCTCAATTCCACCACCTCTGCACCCACTACtgctccttccatctcgaCACCTGCgttccctccttctgcGTCAAATTCATCCGGTCCCACATTTGGTTACGGCGCCATGCCACAGCCTTTTAACGCCgctccttccattccatcctccaacGTGGCCAAGCCCCCTGCTCCTTCGTCACGTCCATCTTacacttcttcctctactcCATCCGCCCTCTCCCCTAAGCCTACGGGCGGGTCTTCCAACTCCACCTTCGATGATCTCTTTGCCTCTTCCCTGTCCTCCATTGGCAAATCTAGCACGACGCAGTCCAAGAACCAAGGAGGTAAGACAATTAAGGatcttgagaaggagaagatggtcaaCAGCTTGTGGGGCTCAACTCCCTCCGCCCCCTCTCAATCGACTCAAGCTGCCCAGCCTGCTCAGCCTCAGGCTAGCAGAAACTTTGATGACCTGTTGCTGTAA
- a CDS encoding ATP-dependent (S)-NAD(P)H-hydrate dehydratase has translation MASKQHAHLLSLARNMIPPLHPKLHKGQAGRIGVLGGSGDYSGAPYFSSMGAMRFGADLAHVICEPSAGAVIKTYSPDLIVHTILDPQKSREDIRSALKGVMSRLHVLIIGPGLGRDDHMQSCAKIAFELAKDMEQMGVVVDADGLWLVQNEPKVVMDWPGVPRIILTPNVMEFKRLCDTMKIDSSGPHTSLCPQLATALGNATIIQKGPSDIISNGLKLPSSFLSDESEGEQNYLEVKVEGGLKRVGGQGDILSGSTGVLLAWGSEWVRGSYEHVGHPPPQEKAIAENIPVLAAYGASTFNRTVSKRGFQKKGRSMVTGDLVDMVGDVYEEVFGNPGEMEGRGKL, from the exons ATGGCATCAAAGCAACATGcccaccttctctcccttgcGAGGAACATgatccctcctctccatccaaAGCTTCACAAGGGTCAAGCAG GTCGAATCGGTGTACTTGGTGGATCAGGCGA CTATTCAGGAGCCCCTTACTTTTCTTCCATGGGTGCCATGCGTTTTGGAGCTGACTTAGCACATGTCATTTGTGAACCTTCTGCTGGAGCAGTTATCAAGACCTA TTCTCCTGACTTGATCGTTCACACCATCCTCGACCCGCAGAAGTCTCGAGAGGACATCAGGTCCGCCCTCAAGGGCGTCATGTCTCGCTTGCATGTGCTCATCATTGGCCCTGGTCTAGGAAGGGATGACCACATGCAGAGCTGTGCCAAAATTGCCTTTGAGCTGGCCAAGGACATGGAACAGATGGGCGTTGTCGTGGACGCTGATGGATTGTGGCTTGTCCAG AATGAGCCCAAGGTAGTGATGGACTGGCCCGGTGTCCCTCGCATCATACTTACTCCCAATGTCATGGAGTTCAAGCGCCTTTGTGACACCATG AAAATTGATTCATCTGGCCCCCATACCTCATTGTGCCCTCAACTCGCCACTGCTCTCGGCAATGCCACCATCATTCAGAAGGGTCCCAGCGATATTATCTCCAATGGTCTGAAGCTTCCGTCATCATTTCTTTCTGATGAATCAGAAGGAGAGCAGAATTACTTAGAAGTCAAGGTAGAAGGGGGCCTGAAGCGGGTTGGTGGCCAGGGAGATATCTTGAGTGGTAGTACCGGCGTTCTGCTCGCTTGGGGTAGCGAATGGGTTCGAGGCTCTTATGA ACATGTGGGTCACCCCCCTCCTCAAGAAAAGGCTATTGCAGAGAACATCCCTGTCCTTGCTGCATATGGTGCTTCTACGTTCAATCGAACTGTTTCAAAACGAGGTTTCCAGAAAAAGGGCAGAAGTATGGTCACTGGTGATCTCGTTGACATGGTTGGGGATGTTTACGAGGAGGTTTTCGGGAATCCAGGAGAAATGGAGGGCCGAGGTAAACTTTAG
- a CDS encoding histone deacetylase 1/2 encodes MAPDTRFTNRSKIRVSYLWSPSLQRLSDDLPSNVGRSSTVHDLIKSLGLLDFEELKGRLSEKGKKEDGDGESDDDDDNEGSRDEIKNENKQEADGEPQRRTPDIPTGLSTQAQGDKAIVVLPDPDLGTKTCLLRYHDRSYIERLLKAHTDEDPSDPTHLPSSPLSSTSSPRPAKIARTDPYNLSHDNPVFPTLASYISHIAAATSTACRLLATDETDWAVCWDGGRHHAKRKEAGGFCYVNDLVLGGLLLAREGRIPLHSKEGEDVKRQRTRAPRIFYLDMDLHYSDGVSAAFHSPTVYPYPLEEGANPPKPPNVLTLSVHHSSPIFFPPPTPLSLLPSPGTESPSLSIPLSAYPSRQTYAKVFNQCIQPIREAWDPDYVILQLGTDGLPGDRVGQYGNWSVEGEGGIKWVVERVKEWGKKVCVTGGGGYRHDNAARAWAEVMGVLLDRDFEEDMPIPHHDHFEQYAPSFTLQVPDSK; translated from the exons ATGGCACCAGATACAAGGTTTACGAATCGCTCTAAAATCAGAGTGTCATACCTATGGTCGCCCTCTCTCCAACGTCTATCCGACGACTTGCCTTCAAATGTCGGACGTTCAAGTACGGTGCATGATTTGATCAAGTCACTGGGCTTACTTGATTTCGAAGAGCTGAAAGGGAGGTTGTCAGAAAAAGGTaaaaaagaggatggggatggggagagtgacgatgatgacgataaTGAAGGGAGCAGAGATGAGATAAAAAATGAGAATAAGCAAGAGGCTGATGGAGAGCCCCAAAGAAGAACACCAGACATCCCCACTGGGCTTTCAACCCAAGCCCAAGGGGATAAAGCCATAGTTGTGCTTCCAGATCCAGATCTAGGCACCAAAACATGTCTCCTAAGATACCATGATCGTTCATACATAG AGCGCCTTTTGAAAGCACACACCGATGAGGATCCTAGTGACCCTAcccatctcccatcttcacctttaTCGTCCACTTCATCACCTCGGCCGGCCAAGATTGCTCGCACGGATCCTTACAACCTCTCGCACGACAATCCTGTCTTTCCAACCTTAGCGTCGTACATCTCCCATATAGCAGCGGCCACATCCACAGCGTGCCGTCTGCTGGCCACTGATGAAACTGACTGGGCGGTCTGCTGGGACGGTGGTCGGCACCAtgcgaaaaggaaagaggctGGAGGATTTTGTTATGTGAATGATCTTGTCCTGGGTGGCTTGTTGCTCGCCCGCGAGGGCCGAATACCATTACATTcgaaggaaggggaagatgtAAAGAGACAGCGGACAAGGGCACCAAGGATATTCTATCTTGATATGGACCTCCACTACTCTGATGGGGTTTCAGCAGCCTTCCACTCCCCCACAGTGTACCCCTACCCCCTGGAAGAAGGCGCAAACCCCCCGAAACCACCCAATGTCCTGACCCTTTCCGTTCACCATTCATCTCccatttttttccctcctcctacacccctctctctcctacCGTCTCCAGGTACTGAATCTCcgtctctctccatcccacTCTCAGCGTACCCTTCGCGCCAAACATATGCAAAAGTGTTCAATCAATGCATCCAGCCGATCCGCGAAGCTTGGGACCCAGACTACGTCATTCTTCAGCTCGGCACTGATGGTCTTCCTGGAGATAGGGTGGGGCAGTACGGAAACTGGTCTGTtgagggggaaggagggattAAGTGGGTCGTGGAGCGGGTGAAAGAATGGGGGAAAAAAGTTTGTGTAacgggtggaggagggtatAGACATGATAATGCTGCTAGAGCCTGGGCCGAGGTCATGGGTGTTCTG CTGGATAGAGACTTTGAAGAGGACATGCCTATTCCCCACCATGATCATTTCGAGCAGTATGCTCCATCTTTTACTTTACAAGTGCCGGACAGCAAGTGA
- a CDS encoding pod-specific dehydrogenase, translating to MSFWSNVWLWIRFQVNAILHSGFPCFFWVRPTWSIDEIPDQEGKVVLITGGNSGTGYATALALYNAGATVYLACRDLTRAKEAAEDIKKGGERGIWGVTYPSEELDKAGGNKKGRVEIIKLDLTDLASVEKCAEEFLNKEKKLDLLFANAGVMATQEGQYTKQGYTLQFGTNVLGHHRLITLLLPLLLSSPPSCPSRVILTSSLGHLTAPKGGVNFKSVVRDPSDTGSGRGKYELDKWTEYGQSKWGNIALARYLEDTYGKDGRLISVAVHPGVVATNLANHLPLVDLIAEWVPWLRHLFARDPSTGALNQLYAATLPLPDAWFLNGEYVVPYNTVGMCRPDLWNKKRIEEVWNWCDEQGKKSA from the exons ATGAGTTTCTGGTCTAACGTATGGCTCTGGATCCGTTTCCAGGTCAATGCCATCCTCCACAGTGGTTTCCCATGTTTCTTCTGGGTCAGGCCAACATGGAGTATTGACGAAATCCCGGATCAGGAAGGCAAG GTCGTGCTCATCACAGGTGGAAATTCAGGTACGGGCTACGCAACGGCCCTCGCACTCTACAACGCCGGTGCAACAGTTTATCTTGCGTGCCGAGACTTGACACGAGCCAAAGAAGCTGCGGAAGATATTAAAAagggaggggaaagagggatTTGGGGCGTGACGTACCCAAGTGAGGAGCTCGATAAAGCTGGAGGGAACAAGAAGGGCAGAGTGGAGATTATCAAGTTGGACTTAACGGATTTGGCGAGCGTGGAGAAATGTGCCGAAGAATTCTTGAA caaagagaagaagcttgacCTTTTGTTTGCAAACGCTGGTGTCATGGCTAC CCAAGAAGGCCAGTATACAAAGCAGGGATACACACTCCAGTTTGGTACCAAT GTTCTCGGCCATCATCGTCTCATCACACTCCTCTTaccgctcctcctctcttctcctcccagCTGTCCCTCCCGAGTCATCCTGACTTCCTCCCTCGGACATTTGACGGCCCCCAAGGGAGGTGTCAACTTCAAATCCGTCGTTCGAGACCCTTCTGATACTGGTTCTGGACGAGGCAAATACGAACTTGACAAATGGACCGAGTATGGGCAGAGTAAATGGGGTAACATTGCGCTTGCTAGATATCTTGAGGATACGtatggaaaagatgggagaTTGATTTCAGTTGCTGTCCATCCTG GTGTGGTCGCGACAAATCTGGCGAACCATTTACCTCTCGTCGATTTAATTGCTGAATGGGTTCCTTGGTTAAGA CATCTGTTCGCTCGGGACCCCTCCACAGGTGCTCTCAATCAGCTCTATGCCGCTACCCTTCCTTTACCCGACGCTTGGTTCTTGAACGGCGAATACGTCGTCCCTTACAACACTGTCGGTATGTGCCGACCTGATTTAtggaacaagaagaggatagaAGAAGTTTGGAATTGGTGTGACGAGCAGGGAAAGAAGTCTGCGTAA
- a CDS encoding U3 small nucleolar RNA-associated protein 12, protein MVRSYMRHGPTQAFGIICSPTANSSYNGRLAYVPGWEDVLVWDTKRGEMVAMWHSTGLTSPVTYLTSAPTPYTSTSTTPVTFAVSYQDGSIRLWSYDPSTPDVEASEIVTFNGHKKSVTVMTWDHDASRLASGGTEGEIVVWDRIGEVGLFRLKGHRAPITGLAFIPHPRGGHPGWLVSTSRDTYLKVWDLGTQHCVQTVVVGRGEVTSLAVREEAEESVISQGEDGSEGEEHIKGRWVVVTGSGDGEAQVYTIEKSQLARGMAEDEDGELPTLIASLCTLPLPSSTHPISQITWHPTLPLLSLQTSDRSITILRLRTEEEVSAKRARRKKRDREKKKKGKGDKQKDEDKEEDEKDEPVKWDERVAVWCMVRANAKIKSFAFADENVASVKGGLSLLLALSNNSVESYTIPTPGSKSKLADGTTPEPTKTHSIELPGHRQDIRTISISSDDQVIASASSGTLKLWNARTTACIRTMECGYALCSTFLPGDRHVVIGTKAGELMLYDVAASSLLKTYKAHSGPVWSVSIRPDGRGLVSGSADKDVKFWDFEMREEGEGERVVSRLGVETIYKTKQLALVHVRTLKMTDDILSLKYSPNGRFLAIALLDSTVKIFFSDTLKFFLSLYGHKLPVLSLDISSDSKLLVTCSADKNVKIWGLDFGDCHKSIFAHDEAVMGVMFEKEAGSHNFWTVGKDRMVKYWDGDKFELIQKLSGHHGEIWALSTSQSGQFVVTGSHDKSIRIWEKTDEPLFLEEEREKEIEAMYDSNLADTLNREPGEGEGEGDEAEAVQKQTTETLIAGEKIMEAIELADADRATTRQWEEDNAKSNVEIPRPPRNAELISRGDLEPDEYVLKVVQKIPAAQMEDALLVLPFRMVVSLMGYLDEWAMQGKEIILVSRILFFLLRTHSSQIVSNRIMRTPLLMLRHHLRDALAQQRNVMGYNLAALKFLKGRWESERVAGLYEQEDLDEDAVRKRLEEGRGKRKRIEVRA, encoded by the exons ATGGTTAGGTCATACATGCGCCACGGGCCTACACAG GCCTTTGGCATTATCTGTTCACCCACAGCAAACTCCTCCTACAACGGCAGACTAGCCTATGTTCcaggatgggaagatgtTCTCGTTTGGGATACAAAGCGAGGAGAAATGGTTGCCATGTGGCATTCTACGGGGTTGACTTCACCAGTTACTTATCTTACTTCTGCCCCTACTCCTTACACGTCTACTTCAACAACTCCGGTCACTTTTGCAGTCTCATATCAAGATGGTTCGATCCGTTTATGGTCGTACGATCCCTCCACACCCGATGTGGAAGCCTCCGAAATCGTCACATTCAACGGCCACAAGAAGAGCGTTACTGTCATGACCTGGGATCATGATGCTTCTCGATTGGCGTCCGGTGGTACCGAAGGCGAGATCGTTGTTTGGGATCGCATTGGAGAAGTCGGTCTTTTCCGTCTCAAAGGTCACCGTGCGCCAATCACTGGTCTTGCATTTATCCCTCACCCTCGCGGAGGACACCCCGGATGGCTCGTTAGTACGAGCAGAGACACGTACTTGAAGGTGTGGGATTTAGGAACTCAGCATTGTGTTCAGACAGTTGTTGTCGGGCGCGGGGAGGTGACTAGCTTGGCTGTGCGagaagaggctgaagagTCAGTTATCAGTCAGGGCGAAGATGGATCCGAAGGTGAAGAGCATATCAAGGGTCGATGGGTTGTCGTTACGGGAAGCGGCGACGGTGAAGCCCAGGTCTACACTATTGAAAAATCCCAGCTCGCGAGGGGTATGgccgaggacgaggatggggaACTTCCCACTCTTATAGCCTCCCTTTGcactctccctctcccttcttccactcaCCCTATCTCCCAAATTACCTGGCATcctactcttcctctgctgtCTTTACAAACTTCCGACCGCAGTATCACCATCCTTCGTTTGAggactgaagaagaagttaGCGCAAAGAGGGCTAgacgaaagaagagggatagggagaagaaaaagaagggaaagggcgacaagcaaaaagacgaagacaaggaggaggatgagaaggatgaacCTGTCAAGTGGGATGAGAGAGTGGCTGTCTGGTGTATGGTCAGGGCTAATGCCAAAATCAAGagctttgcctttgccgATGAAAATGTAGCTTCTGTCAAGGGTGGCTTATCT TTGCTTTTGGCGTTGTCCAACAACTCCGTCGAATCATACACTATTCCTACTCCAGGAAGCAAGTCTAAGCTTGCCGATGGAACTACCCCAGAACCCACCAAGACTCACTCCATCGAACTTCCTGGTCACCGACAAGACATCCGTaccatttccatctcttctgacGACCAAGTCATCGCGTCGGCCTCATCTGGTACTCTCAAACTCTGGAATGCCAGGACAACAGCGTGCATCAGGACTATGGAATGTGGTTACGCCCTCTGTTCGACCTTCTTGCCAGGTGATAGGCATGTGGTGATCGGTACCAAAGCGGGAGAATTGATGCTCTACGATGTTGCTGCGTCCAGTCTGTTAAAGACCTACAAAGCTCACAGTGGGCCTGTTTGGAGTGTGAGCATTCGACCTGATGGCAGAGGGTTGGTCAGTGGTAGTGCGGACAAGGACGTCAAGTTTTGGGACTTTGagatgagggaggaaggcgaaggcgaGAGAGTTGTCAGTCGTTTAGGTGTCGAGACTATC TACAAGACCAAGCAACTCGCTCTCGTCCACGTTCGTACTCTCAAGATGACCGACGATATCCTTTCTCTCAAGTACTCTCCCAATGGCCGTTTCCTTGCCATCGCCCTTCTTGATTCAACCGtgaagatcttcttctccgacACTCTCaaattcttcctctccctttaTGGCCACAAGCTGCCTGTTCTGTCACTCGACATTTCTTCAGATAGCAAGCTCCTTGTGACCTGTTCCGCTGACAAGAACGTCAAAATCTGGGGTTTGGACTTTGGAGACTGTCATAAGAGTATTTTTGCGCACGATGAAGCTGTCATGGGCGTCATGTTTGAAAAGGAGGCTGGAAGTCACAACTTTTGGACAGTCGGAAAGGACAGGATGGTCAAGTACTGGGATGGTGACAAG TTTGAGCTTATCCAAAAGCTTTCCGGTCATCATGGCGAGATCTGGGCTCTTTCCACTTCGCAGAGCGGTCAATTTGTCGTCACTGGCTCCCACGACAAATCTATCCGTATTTGGGAAAAGACTGACGAACCTCTTTTTctcgaggaagaaagggaaaaggagattgaggcCATGTACGATTCCAACCTCGCTGATACTCTGAATCGTGAACCTGGAGAGGGCGAGGGTGAAGGTGACGAGGCCGAAGCCGTACAGAAACAAACCACTGAAACCCTCATTGCGGGGGAGAAGATAATGGAGGCTATAGAACTTGCCGACGCCGACCGTGCAACCACTCGTCaatgggaggaagacaaCGCCAAGTCTAACGTTGAAATTCCTCGTCCACCTAGAAATGCCGAGCTGATCTCTCGAGGAGATTTGGAGCCGGATGAGTATGTGTTGAAGGTTGTTCAGAAGATTCCTGCGGCGCAGATGGAGGATGCTTTACTGGTCTTGCCTTTCAGGATGGTGGTCAGTTTGATGGGCTACCTTGACGAATGGGCCATGCAG GGCAAGGAGATCATTTTGGTGTCTCGGatcctgttcttccttcttcgaaCACACTCCTCCCAGATTGTGTCCAACCGCATTATGCGAACGCCCCTTCTTATGCTCCGACATCATTTGCGTGATGCTTTAGCGCAACAACGCAACGTAATGGGTTACAATTTGGCAGCACTCAAATTCCTCAAGGGGAGATGGGAAAGCGAGAGAGTGGCTGGGTTGTACGAGCAGGAGGatttggatgaagatgctgtTAGGAAGcggttggaagaaggcagagggaagaggaagagaattgAAGTCAGGGCATAA